A region from the Hydrogenimonas sp. genome encodes:
- a CDS encoding exopolyphosphatase, whose product MNTVAVDLGSNTFRVVQMECTSLEPVAWYEKIVRTADGLHESGKISEAAVERILEAAKEAKGVIDLSLPTFAVTTEALRKASNAEEVLERIKKESGLNFRIISGAEEADFTLLAVKKRLEKLGVESESFVMADIGGGSTEILFYEAGRVCSGSFGVGIVTVAQKYGSLEKIEEALPAVMGDIYEFVRKTRAEGYSPRTFVSTAGTPTTVAAMKLGMTYESYSAKEVNGTILKREDLKRQFERLLALDEESRRKLVGVGREDLIAAGILILERLFEAVGFEETTVIDDGLREGLAIAGCLGMLKNWEDSFTVIQNQR is encoded by the coding sequence TTGAATACGGTAGCTGTCGACCTCGGCTCGAACACCTTCCGTGTCGTCCAGATGGAGTGCACCTCCCTCGAACCCGTAGCATGGTACGAAAAGATAGTCAGGACGGCCGACGGGCTGCACGAGAGCGGAAAGATAAGCGAAGCCGCCGTAGAGCGCATTCTGGAAGCCGCAAAAGAGGCGAAAGGGGTTATAGACTTATCCCTGCCCACGTTCGCCGTAACCACGGAAGCGCTCAGGAAGGCTTCGAACGCCGAAGAGGTCCTGGAGAGAATAAAAAAAGAGAGCGGTCTAAATTTTCGGATAATCTCCGGTGCGGAGGAAGCGGATTTTACGCTTCTGGCGGTAAAAAAGCGCCTGGAGAAGCTGGGGGTGGAGTCGGAGAGCTTCGTAATGGCGGATATCGGCGGAGGGTCGACCGAGATTCTCTTCTACGAGGCGGGAAGGGTCTGCAGCGGCAGCTTCGGAGTGGGTATTGTGACGGTAGCCCAGAAGTACGGCTCTTTGGAGAAGATAGAAGAGGCTCTTCCCGCAGTTATGGGAGATATATACGAATTTGTCCGGAAGACGAGAGCCGAAGGGTACTCTCCCCGTACCTTCGTCTCCACCGCCGGCACTCCCACCACCGTAGCCGCCATGAAGCTCGGTATGACATACGAGAGCTACAGTGCGAAAGAGGTGAACGGGACCATACTGAAAAGAGAGGATCTTAAAAGGCAATTCGAGAGGCTACTGGCGCTCGACGAGGAGTCTAGGCGCAAGCTGGTGGGAGTCGGCAGGGAGGATCTCATCGCGGCAGGAATTCTGATTTTGGAGCGCCTTTTCGAGGCGGTCGGGTTCGAAGAGACGACAGTAATAGACGACGGGCTTCGCGAAGGGCTTGCCATAGCCGGGTGTCTCGGTATGCTGAAGAATTGGGAAGATAGCTTCACGGTAATTCAGAATCAGAGATAA
- a CDS encoding acetolactate synthase large subunit, producing MEMTGAQMVIEAMKLEGVDTVFGYPGGAIMNVYDELYKQSDFRHILTRHEQAAVHAAEGYARATGKVGVAFVTSGPGFTNAVTGLATAYMDSIPLVVISGQVPITLIGTDAFQEIDATGISRSCTKHNYLVRSAKELPLILKEAFYIASSGRPGPVHVDIPKDVTAELAEFDYPTHVDIPTYRPTTKGNVRQIKKAAEAICSAKRPVFYLGGGIIHSGSADLVREFVSATQIPAVETLMARGTLRHDDPLLLGMVGMHGTYQANMAMSEADLMIALGPRFDDRVTGKLSEFAKHAKIIHVDIDPSSIGKLVDVDYPIVGDLKEVLEVMIPKVKEQVDPDRYQPWREILKRYNEIHPLRYEDSDKVIKPQWVIERVGALLGEDAVISTDVGQHQMWTAQFYPFSFPRQFITSGGLGTMGFGFPAAMGVKRARPDKISINFTGDGSILMNIQELVTAVESRLPVINIILNNHYLGMVRQWQTFFYDKRYAETDLSFQPDFVRLAEACGGIGYRVETKEEFDEALKDAVDKGVVAMIDVIVDRDENVLPMVPSGGTLYNMMLEFKD from the coding sequence ATGGAGATGACCGGCGCACAGATGGTAATCGAGGCTATGAAGCTCGAAGGGGTCGATACGGTTTTCGGCTACCCGGGCGGGGCCATTATGAACGTTTACGACGAGTTATACAAACAGAGTGATTTCAGGCATATTCTCACACGCCACGAGCAGGCGGCCGTACATGCGGCCGAAGGGTATGCACGTGCCACCGGAAAGGTCGGAGTGGCCTTCGTAACTAGCGGCCCCGGCTTTACAAATGCCGTCACCGGCCTTGCAACCGCATATATGGACTCCATTCCCCTGGTCGTCATCAGCGGCCAGGTACCCATCACCCTCATCGGTACGGACGCTTTCCAGGAGATCGACGCTACGGGAATCAGCCGTTCATGTACAAAGCACAACTATCTGGTAAGAAGCGCCAAGGAGCTTCCGCTCATTCTGAAAGAGGCTTTCTATATCGCCAGCAGCGGCCGGCCGGGACCCGTGCATGTGGACATTCCCAAAGATGTAACAGCCGAGCTGGCGGAGTTCGACTATCCGACGCATGTAGATATACCGACATACAGACCGACCACCAAGGGGAATGTGCGACAGATAAAAAAGGCGGCCGAGGCTATATGCAGTGCCAAGCGGCCCGTCTTCTACCTTGGCGGGGGCATCATCCACTCCGGCAGCGCCGATCTGGTACGTGAATTTGTCAGCGCTACGCAGATTCCGGCGGTCGAGACACTGATGGCGCGCGGAACGCTCCGCCACGACGATCCTCTTCTGCTCGGAATGGTAGGTATGCACGGAACGTACCAGGCCAATATGGCGATGAGCGAAGCGGACCTGATGATAGCTCTCGGACCCCGCTTCGACGACAGGGTTACCGGCAAACTCTCCGAGTTCGCTAAGCACGCCAAAATCATCCATGTGGATATCGACCCCAGCAGCATCGGGAAGCTGGTGGATGTGGACTATCCTATAGTCGGCGACCTCAAAGAGGTTCTGGAGGTGATGATTCCGAAAGTGAAGGAGCAGGTGGACCCCGACAGGTACCAGCCGTGGCGTGAGATTCTGAAGCGTTACAACGAGATTCATCCGCTCAGGTATGAAGATAGCGACAAGGTTATAAAACCGCAGTGGGTCATAGAGCGTGTAGGGGCCCTTCTGGGTGAAGATGCGGTAATCAGTACCGATGTGGGGCAGCACCAGATGTGGACGGCACAGTTCTATCCGTTCTCCTTTCCCCGCCAGTTTATTACAAGCGGCGGGCTGGGAACCATGGGTTTCGGTTTTCCGGCGGCGATGGGAGTGAAGCGGGCTAGGCCGGACAAGATCAGTATCAACTTCACCGGCGACGGCTCCATTCTGATGAATATACAGGAACTGGTGACGGCAGTGGAGAGCAGGCTGCCCGTTATAAATATAATTCTGAACAACCACTATCTGGGCATGGTCAGGCAGTGGCAGACCTTCTTTTACGACAAACGGTATGCGGAAACCGATCTCAGCTTCCAGCCCGATTTCGTCCGTCTCGCGGAAGCCTGCGGCGGCATAGGCTACAGGGTCGAGACCAAAGAGGAGTTCGACGAAGCCCTGAAGGATGCAGTGGACAAAGGGGTCGTCGCGATGATTGACGTTATCGTCGACCGTGACGAAAATGTACTGCCGATGGTACCCAGCGGCGGGACGCTCTACAATATGATGCTGGAATTCAAGGATTGA
- a CDS encoding WD-40 repeat protein, whose protein sequence is MIIEKRLGFRHSITAIKALTGRRVAIADSSNAVRFFSLDPIALTDGFKTSLPLNDALLHGADISEDGKYVAFCVKKEGVAVFDGVSKRLLYRFKRHEGDVESLCISRKLKYLATGGQDGKTFLWSLSTGRMVASLPHHSDFVTTIAFSPNGQWIATGSYDRRIIVTNISSLSHGYRLRGHSKAVTELLFVGGHRLIAGDKDGEIAVWDYFGSKVIKRLKKMFDEVTALSVTPDERFLFAADKSGVVSLYDLNSYELVSLRYLRYSKPVKKLCYAAEGNHLVVGLADGEVTFNAPLKESRQMREYIESGDLESAYRLAEENPLLRYSDEYIELEALWSESFSKAMSLLELGKKEEAKKILEPFCVEASKRLLTQQLISDFSDFQKFKTAVQNRKYQLAYSMAAKYPMLKENRYYEMMEKEWNELFSRAKKLALQKGGEEKIKELLKPFRGISGKSVLIQALLSEREVYRLFMKLVNKRDFKAAIELAKRYPAIMELEEYKKIEKIADVIASRAMAELEDGNYAEAARLAVQLAIFPDMKERADELVETANLYASAMRYFSEKNYAAIYKILEQHPVLEETKIVRNLEEVWRKAVAKAEVAASRGDVAEIRRIFAPFITFPQKRAKIAALLKQAYLEQIESMLERGRGVESAIMRYIELFGMDDEMSSWLSEHGMRENFGEEAPKDIAQIDIKSLPESIAA, encoded by the coding sequence ATGATAATCGAAAAGCGGCTCGGTTTCCGGCACTCCATAACGGCGATAAAGGCGTTGACCGGCCGTCGTGTGGCTATTGCGGACAGCTCGAATGCAGTCCGTTTTTTTTCTCTCGACCCGATCGCCCTTACTGACGGTTTCAAAACATCACTTCCTTTGAACGATGCTCTTTTGCACGGTGCTGATATTTCCGAAGACGGGAAGTATGTGGCCTTTTGCGTCAAAAAGGAGGGTGTGGCCGTATTCGACGGAGTCAGCAAAAGGCTTCTCTACCGGTTCAAGCGGCATGAAGGAGATGTGGAGAGTCTCTGCATCAGCCGGAAACTCAAATATCTGGCAACCGGAGGCCAGGACGGGAAGACCTTCCTCTGGAGCCTTTCGACCGGCCGTATGGTCGCCTCTTTGCCCCACCACTCCGACTTCGTTACGACGATAGCCTTCAGTCCCAACGGGCAGTGGATCGCGACTGGCAGCTACGACAGGCGTATCATTGTCACAAATATCTCATCTTTGTCGCACGGATACAGACTTAGAGGCCACTCCAAAGCCGTTACCGAGCTTCTCTTTGTGGGCGGTCACCGTCTGATTGCCGGAGACAAAGATGGTGAGATAGCTGTATGGGACTATTTCGGATCGAAAGTGATAAAGAGGTTGAAGAAGATGTTCGACGAGGTCACGGCTCTGAGTGTCACACCCGATGAGAGGTTTCTCTTCGCAGCCGATAAGAGCGGAGTCGTCTCACTATACGATCTGAACAGTTATGAACTTGTCTCCCTGCGATATCTGCGGTATTCCAAACCGGTGAAGAAGCTCTGCTATGCAGCTGAAGGGAACCATCTGGTCGTGGGTCTCGCCGACGGTGAAGTCACCTTCAATGCCCCTCTCAAGGAGAGCCGTCAGATGCGGGAGTATATAGAGTCCGGCGATCTGGAGTCGGCCTACAGGCTGGCGGAGGAGAATCCTCTTCTACGATACAGCGACGAGTATATCGAGCTCGAAGCGTTGTGGAGCGAGAGTTTCTCGAAAGCCATGTCTCTTCTTGAGCTCGGCAAGAAAGAGGAGGCGAAGAAGATTTTGGAGCCTTTTTGTGTGGAGGCTTCGAAGCGGCTGCTTACACAGCAGCTTATAAGCGATTTTTCCGATTTCCAAAAGTTCAAAACTGCCGTTCAGAACAGGAAATACCAGCTCGCCTACTCCATGGCGGCCAAATATCCGATGCTCAAAGAGAACCGTTATTATGAGATGATGGAAAAGGAGTGGAACGAGCTCTTCTCCAGAGCCAAAAAGCTTGCACTGCAAAAGGGGGGTGAAGAGAAGATAAAAGAGCTTCTCAAGCCCTTCAGGGGTATCTCCGGCAAAAGTGTGCTGATTCAGGCTCTATTGAGCGAAAGAGAGGTCTACAGACTCTTTATGAAGCTCGTAAACAAGAGGGATTTCAAAGCGGCAATAGAGCTTGCCAAGCGATACCCTGCCATAATGGAGTTGGAGGAGTATAAAAAGATAGAGAAGATCGCGGATGTTATCGCCTCCAGGGCTATGGCTGAGCTAGAAGACGGTAACTATGCCGAGGCCGCCCGCCTGGCGGTACAGCTGGCGATATTTCCCGATATGAAAGAGCGGGCCGATGAACTGGTCGAGACGGCGAACCTCTACGCTTCGGCCATGCGCTACTTTTCTGAGAAGAACTATGCGGCAATCTATAAAATCTTGGAGCAGCACCCCGTTTTGGAGGAGACGAAAATAGTCCGGAACCTGGAGGAGGTATGGCGGAAAGCGGTAGCAAAAGCGGAGGTTGCTGCTTCGAGGGGCGATGTCGCCGAAATCAGGCGGATTTTTGCCCCTTTCATAACTTTTCCGCAGAAGAGAGCCAAGATTGCGGCTCTTTTGAAGCAGGCGTACCTGGAGCAGATAGAGAGTATGCTTGAGAGAGGAAGGGGAGTTGAGAGTGCGATTATGCGATATATAGAACTCTTCGGGATGGATGACGAGATGAGCTCATGGCTGTCGGAACATGGAATGCGTGAAAATTTCGGTGAAGAGGCACCTAAAGATATAGCGCAGATAGATATAAAATCTCTTCCTGAGAGTATCGCGGCTTGA
- a CDS encoding acetolactate synthase small subunit has translation MKVERRIISVIVQNEHSVLARITGLFAARGYNIEALTVAPIPDTDMSRLTIETRGNVRVIEQIIKQLHKLIPTFKVIEHEEMIEKEMVMMKFPINESLSNIQALCEAYNGGIANVSSQHIITMVADEPKRVRHFIEAAQRFHPVEIVRGGVVAMERE, from the coding sequence ATGAAAGTTGAAAGAAGAATCATTTCGGTAATAGTCCAGAACGAACATAGTGTACTTGCACGTATTACGGGGCTTTTCGCGGCTAGAGGGTACAACATAGAGGCGTTGACGGTGGCGCCGATACCGGATACCGACATGTCGCGCCTGACTATCGAGACCAGGGGAAACGTCCGTGTCATTGAGCAGATAATCAAGCAGCTTCACAAGCTGATTCCAACCTTCAAAGTGATAGAGCACGAGGAGATGATCGAAAAGGAGATGGTGATGATGAAGTTCCCCATCAACGAGTCTCTCTCCAATATTCAGGCCCTCTGCGAGGCCTATAACGGCGGAATCGCGAATGTGAGCAGCCAGCATATCATTACCATGGTGGCCGATGAGCCCAAAAGGGTCAGACACTTCATAGAGGCGGCACAGCGCTTTCACCCGGTGGAGATAGTCCGCGGAGGCGTTGTCGCTATGGAGCGCGAATGA
- a CDS encoding outer membrane vitamin B12 receptor BtuB, translating to MRFAKGFRGRYFTLAAIAATVSSVQIHAQDTQAVQLHKIVVSAANTEQEEEDVTGDITVITADEIQERGYTTLKEALASVPGISFTSNGGFGQPTSIYLRGLNSDQTLVLVDGVRANDVTGLNGAQFEHFRLDNVERIEVVKGPQSGVWGADASAGVINIITKKSSGKSVAYGFKFGSYNSRDFHLSAGDKIGAFDYSLSLSSFETDGFSAAEPGHSSPLYGTRGDDLGYEEDGYRNRSYTLKTGYDFSRNDRLEASLTAIDAVVHYDSIDFATGKTVDAPDGPFTLNKIRERFYRAAYIRNDGRNSAKLFYNFSTFNRSQYGGYSGHVKEAGITDRFDYTEEGFIQAGGGYQSFYQGLSGGTALSKSYANRYLFATNSNRLFGGKTLLTESLRYDNYTAFDNRLTYKAGLKHSVSDLFAILADYSTGYNVPTLYRLYGSWVGNPDLNPEKSSGFDVGLEYRGFKLIYYSQKVKDLIAYNYSTFKYYNVPGESEFSGVEASYRGVVLDMVSYDLGYTHIIKAKDASGADLARRASDMFSYSLTWFPTDEHTVNLNGYYVGKRYDDAAKTVQTGRYNVTNLSLRHNFAEGYRGEIEIRNIFDRFYQEVDGYATAGRSFYIGISARY from the coding sequence ATGAGATTTGCCAAAGGTTTCAGAGGCAGATACTTTACACTTGCAGCTATCGCCGCGACTGTGAGCTCTGTACAGATACATGCACAGGATACACAGGCGGTACAGCTCCACAAGATTGTAGTATCTGCCGCAAATACCGAGCAGGAAGAAGAGGATGTGACCGGCGATATTACGGTCATTACTGCAGATGAGATTCAGGAGAGAGGCTATACGACTCTCAAAGAGGCGTTGGCGTCGGTTCCCGGAATCTCTTTCACTTCAAACGGCGGCTTCGGCCAACCCACTTCAATTTATCTTCGCGGATTGAACTCGGACCAGACACTCGTACTTGTCGACGGTGTACGCGCCAATGACGTAACCGGTCTCAACGGTGCGCAGTTCGAACACTTCAGACTGGATAACGTAGAGAGGATAGAGGTTGTCAAAGGGCCCCAAAGCGGTGTGTGGGGTGCCGATGCGAGCGCCGGGGTCATAAATATCATCACAAAAAAGAGTTCCGGAAAGAGTGTCGCCTACGGCTTCAAGTTCGGGAGTTATAACAGTAGGGACTTCCACCTTTCAGCCGGTGACAAGATAGGAGCTTTCGACTACTCCCTGTCGCTCTCATCTTTCGAAACAGACGGCTTCTCCGCAGCGGAGCCGGGGCATAGCTCGCCGCTCTACGGCACAAGAGGCGACGATCTGGGTTATGAAGAGGATGGCTACCGAAACAGGAGCTACACACTTAAAACCGGTTACGATTTCAGCCGAAATGACAGGCTGGAGGCTTCGTTGACGGCTATAGACGCCGTAGTACATTACGACTCCATCGATTTCGCCACAGGTAAGACGGTCGATGCACCGGACGGACCGTTTACGCTCAACAAGATAAGAGAGAGATTCTACCGGGCGGCATACATACGCAATGATGGCAGAAACAGCGCGAAACTCTTCTACAACTTTTCAACGTTCAACCGCTCCCAGTACGGCGGATACAGCGGCCATGTGAAAGAGGCGGGGATTACAGACAGGTTCGACTATACCGAAGAGGGCTTCATCCAGGCGGGCGGCGGTTATCAGAGCTTTTACCAGGGGCTCTCCGGAGGAACGGCTCTTTCGAAAAGCTATGCGAACAGATACCTTTTCGCTACCAACAGCAACAGGCTGTTCGGCGGGAAGACTCTCCTTACAGAGAGTCTCAGGTACGACAACTATACCGCATTCGACAACAGGCTCACGTATAAAGCGGGCTTAAAACACTCCGTTTCGGATCTCTTTGCAATTCTAGCCGACTACTCGACAGGGTACAATGTCCCTACGCTCTACAGGCTCTACGGCAGCTGGGTAGGAAACCCGGATCTGAATCCTGAAAAGAGCTCCGGGTTCGATGTCGGGCTGGAGTATCGCGGTTTCAAGCTGATCTACTACAGCCAGAAGGTGAAGGATCTGATCGCTTACAACTACAGCACCTTCAAATACTACAACGTACCGGGAGAGTCTGAATTCAGCGGTGTCGAAGCCTCCTACAGGGGTGTTGTGCTCGATATGGTCTCCTACGATCTCGGCTATACACACATCATAAAGGCCAAAGATGCTTCCGGGGCCGATCTTGCCAGGAGGGCTTCCGACATGTTCAGCTACTCCCTTACATGGTTCCCTACAGATGAGCATACGGTAAACCTGAACGGCTACTATGTAGGAAAGAGATACGACGATGCGGCCAAAACCGTTCAGACCGGCAGATACAATGTTACTAACCTTTCGCTCAGGCACAACTTCGCCGAAGGCTATAGAGGGGAGATAGAGATTAGAAACATCTTCGACAGGTTCTACCAGGAGGTAGACGGATACGCTACGGCGGGCCGTTCATTTTATATAGGAATCAGCGCAAGATATTGA
- a CDS encoding UDP-3-O-[3-hydroxymyristoyl] glucosamine N-acyltransferase, translating into MRLTELAGAIGVDYRGEEREISGLGTLKNAAGDQLSFLDNPKYLKELAHTSAAAVLVSPKYADAVPAGTIALVDEEPYLKLAMASAFFAPPPMKREGAEPVIGEGSEIAPGVSFGKDVVIGEGVTIMPGSYIGDDTVIGDGTLIYPNVTIYRKTVIGRNCIIHAGTVIGSDGYGFAHTKEGRHVKLHQLGNVVVEDDVEIGANCAIDRGALDSTVIKEGAKLDNLVHVAHNCEIGEYSLITGQVGLSGSTKLGRNVVMGGQSGTAGHLEIGPFATIAARGGVTKSVEGSKVYAGFPLMEHKRWLKLNAMLSRLLEKKK; encoded by the coding sequence ATGAGGCTTACCGAACTTGCCGGGGCGATAGGGGTAGACTACCGGGGCGAGGAGCGGGAGATCAGCGGCCTTGGAACGCTAAAAAACGCCGCGGGGGATCAACTCAGCTTTCTGGACAACCCAAAATACCTCAAAGAGCTGGCGCATACCTCCGCTGCGGCGGTGCTTGTAAGCCCGAAATATGCTGATGCCGTCCCGGCGGGAACTATCGCCCTCGTCGACGAAGAGCCCTATCTCAAGCTGGCGATGGCAAGCGCCTTTTTCGCTCCGCCGCCTATGAAGAGAGAGGGAGCCGAGCCGGTTATCGGAGAGGGCAGTGAAATCGCGCCGGGAGTATCTTTCGGCAAAGATGTCGTAATAGGAGAGGGTGTTACGATAATGCCCGGCTCTTACATAGGAGACGACACCGTAATCGGCGACGGAACTCTCATATACCCCAATGTAACCATCTACAGAAAAACGGTGATAGGCAGAAACTGCATCATACATGCAGGTACCGTCATAGGCAGCGACGGATACGGCTTCGCCCATACCAAAGAGGGAAGGCATGTAAAGCTTCACCAGCTTGGAAACGTCGTGGTGGAAGATGATGTCGAGATAGGTGCGAACTGTGCCATAGACAGGGGTGCACTCGACTCAACCGTCATAAAAGAGGGTGCAAAGCTTGACAATCTGGTACATGTCGCGCACAACTGCGAAATAGGTGAATATTCGCTAATTACAGGCCAGGTAGGACTTTCCGGCTCCACGAAGCTGGGAAGAAACGTTGTTATGGGTGGACAGAGCGGTACCGCCGGACATCTGGAGATAGGCCCTTTCGCCACCATCGCGGCAAGGGGCGGGGTTACGAAGTCGGTAGAGGGTTCGAAGGTATATGCCGGGTTCCCGCTGATGGAGCACAAAAGGTGGCTGAAGCTCAACGCGATGCTCTCAAGACTTCTGGAAAAGAAAAAGTGA